The nucleotide window TGAGTAAATgatttcataataatttttttacaaGAAAATTAGATAATCGAACAGATATGGGTAAATGattctataataatttttattagaaATTTTGAACTTTCGAAAGAATACTTAGACTCCATACAAACTTTCAACATTCTCAATAAGTAATTTAGTCATTTTACCTTTTCCTTATCTGCtcgtaaatatttttaaaaataacaaaTCTAGAAGGGTGTAAGCTTCATAAATGAATACTATTATTGGTCTCCTTTGATAAATGAATactattatatttaattaaatgtggataaaaataaatattagatttttatcgaatgtacattatatatatatatatatatatatatatatatatatatatatatatatatatatatatatatatatatatatatatatatatatatatatatatatatataactttgttAGAATAAAACTTTGTTGCTCTTATGTTTAttgtccatatatatatattttggtaaGTTGTTTATTGTCCATATATGACTACAATTGATTGAAAAGCAATTCACTTATTCAATTATTTGGACATTTTACTTATTCGAGATTCTAAATCATAGAGGTTGCAATTGGAGACTACTTACCCCTACGTATGGtctttttgataaattaaaattgaAGTATCtcgaattttaaatatctattatATACCTAACCCCATAGAAAGATCATTAACTTTTAACTCATCATCTTCATTGTATGAAACCAAAGCATTTGACatcaatatatcattttttttttatctcttttgTTGGGTTATATTACATATTTTCATTAAAAGCACGCACTCACCAATGATATATTGCAACATCTTATATccttttattttcaaatataccaatacttttatcttttttttcaaaataaaaaaaagactatatatatatacgcacTCACGCGcaagcgcgcacacacacacatatatatatataaagaaaaatacatctaaaatttatatatttttgaacacatattttttttattttttatttttacaaaattaaGTGATGAAAATAAGATTTGAGGTTAcgatgatttataaaatattttatcaattaaattagtTAATATATTTGATAAACATATATATTGAATGAGGATGATTAAtcaaaaagaaaatctcaaatttGTAAGTATTCTCAGTTTGCAACCTTATTTCGAAATTGTTACATAGTATCTATCCCATATTTTTATATTCggataaaaatattcatattaCAAATATTAATGCTGGATTTTTCATCAACATCCAAACTGGTCTGGACCATCACAACTTTGTCTTCTTTGTGATGATCATAAATGTCAATCCTATTATTCGCATTATTTATAATCTCTGCTTCCCCGTCACAATCTACCAAAAGAGACCCACCTCACCCTTTTCCAGCAACCagatctccctctctctctctctctctcttatgttcCTTTTTCTGTCACTGGCTGTCATCATGTCCCTCAGGAACCTTTGGCAACCCCCACTATATCTTTCACCCCTAAAGGTCGCTCCTTTTCCTCTCAGCCTTCCTTTCCACTCCTTGCATCCACCCATCCATCCTCCACTTTTAAGTTTCTGCCATGGCTACCGGAGAAGAACCTTCAGAATCCCTCACATGCAAGGTACTAATCTACCGTCCATCCCTCCATAATTCTCCTCCTAAAAGCTTTTGGAATGAAAATTAACCATGCTGTTTTGCCTGCACACTTTTGGTGCTCGAATGAAATATTTGATGGCTTCAGACCTGGGTGTTGAGAGTATCCATCCATTGTGAAGGATGCAAGAAGAAGGTTTATAGAATCCTCAAAAGCATTCGAGGTAACTTCCAAAATATTTTGCCCTTCTGCTTTCTTTTGCCATTTAGCTTCAATCTGTTGGGCTAATCAtcctgtttcttcttcttcttcttcttcttcgttgcaGGTGTATATGACACGGATATCGATGCGGGGCAGCACAAAGTCACCGTTAAGACTATTGTGGACGCTGAAACGCTCATTAGGAAGCTAGAGAAGTCCGGGAAACACGCCGAGCTATGGCCAGTGAAGAAACCCAGCAACCAGAAACCCAGCAATGTCAATACCAGCAATAAGGAGAGCGGAGAATCCTCTAAACCCGAAGAACCGTCACGCAAGTCCGAGAAGAAGCCAATCCCCTCCAAGCCTAACCCTGCCGCTTCTTCCGCCACCGACACCACCGTCACAAAACTTTCAGATGCTGAGAAAACTCAAGTCAAAACCATAACCACAGCAGAGCCGTCAGAGAGCGCCACGAAAGAGCCTCAGAGTTCTGGTACAAAGAAGGCTGACGCCTCCACCCAGCAGCCTAAGAAGCCCGCCGCCACCGCCGGCGGCGAAGCGAATGGCGACAATGTCTGCGCCAAGAAGAAAGGCAAGAAGGCTCAGAAAGAGATCTCGGAAGAGGCTGGGAAGAATCCGACTGCTGGCAGCATCAGTTCACTGCCACCACAACACATGTACTCATACCCGACACacccaccgccaccgccgccgccgtacGTCATGAGCTACAACATGGCGGAACCGAGCGTTACCCAAGCCTACTATGCTTCGCCAAAGCCGCCGGCTTCAGACGGCTTTGTTTACATGCCGTACCCTCCTCCGCCAGAGTTCTACCATGGTCCATCCGACCCGAGCTCACCGGTGCTGATGCAGCCCAACATGTTCAGTGACGAGAACTCCAATTCCTGTAATCTTATGTGAGCATGCTCCACAGTATCCTTTCCTCGGAGTCCAGTGAGGTCATAGGTGGTGGTAGACTAATCCATGTGTAGATATGTCAGACTACTTGGTTGGTTGTGTCATCTCCTGCTGCCAGTGTGAGTAGTGTGCTGCTCTCTTGTGAAGGAGATGTTGCAGTTAGCAGTTTCCTTCCTCGGTGGTTGTGTTTGTAGCTATTAGTGCCCCCTTGTGATCGGAGGAAAACCAAGTGTTAGGAAATCCTGCTGCAGGATCTCGAACGAGTCCCTCCTCATTTTCTTCTTTGGTGATACGTTTTCCTCGATTTCCTTTTTCTCTGACATGGTGTGAAGGCTCTTTGGCTGTAATGATTGCTTGTTTGTCTGCAGAGATTATCCTCTGAAAGATTACTACTCTGTTCGGAGCATGTCTGAGGCTTGACAGGGGAGCATGACCTAATTCTGTCAGACTAAGCTGAGCTTATCTGTTGCTTGAGTTTGACTAGCTCGGGGAGAGGAAAGTGGTAATGCTGGGAGTGAAGGGTACTGGCTGCCATGTCAAGTTCACCATGAATGACGGAGAGGCAGAGAGGTTGGTGGAATAATGCAGGGACCACATCTGGAATTGGGCCCAAGAGTTTCTGCTGTCTTTCCCATGGTGCTGCTGGAATCACAGAGCTGAAGTGCTGCACTGCAGTTTGCAAGCCCTTCCTGTGCAGATCATCCTGGCCGCATAAACAAGCATCAAATCTTACCAATggtgagagaggaggaggaagcttCCAGGTTTGGATTAGTTCGGAGTACGAGGGAATTATGACTCATCTTCTCCACCAAGACATAGTTGGTAGTCTCCAAGAAAACGACGAGTCCATAATCTTTCCCTTTCACCAAACACGAAGAAGAGGTTAATGACAACACGTATCATGGTATGAGAAGAAATTGCTTAACTGGGGTCATTTACTGAGTTGATTTAGCAATGCACCGATCCGGAGCactattttagaaaattttttattctattaaggaaaatattttattctgttgagaaaaattctttctcctaatatgtataaataggaaagggacatgttaatattcaaattaaagttacttcaataaaacttcttcaataattattcttatcttctatttttttattttaaactttaaaataactctaatttttttaatttcgttATTTATTATCTTTTTAGTCTATTATAGCCTCATCCATCGATGTATTTACTCCGATCTTATCATCATTTTTTAGTCTATCTAATCCTTCTCTGCCTTCATCATCCACTGGAGCTCAAACTTCTAAATAAGGGTGTCGACACAAGATGACCTCACTTTTGGGCCTCCTCGGATTTGGGTTCGATGTCATTTGCGTAGGGGTCAATCTTGTAGTGAAACCACCGAATATACTCGAGCTTCTAAAATATTCAAACAACGATGGCCGTCTTTGGTTTACATTGTTGACTCTCCAAGTATCGTAATTTGCTCATTCAAGTTGGAGGAGTCGAAAGCTTCAAATCTACACATGCTTTACATGAAGGTTTCTATAAATACGAACCGTCATGATACATATCTATTTGAAGACCGAACCGAAACAAAGAAACCCGGTTTACTGGTTCGGCTGCTTCGACCTCGGTTTAAGATTTTACCGTTCAAATTAACCGGTTCATCTGATCGGAAGAATCTTACTTCTTAGATAACGTAATACACACGCCGAATCCTGACTTAACACCAAGGGCCGGTCGAACAATTAAACCGGGCCGGATCGAACCCTAAACACAGTAAACCCTATATCTTGACACGCGACTCCAGGTCTCCAaaggccgccgccgcctccgcgaggAAAACCCTAATTCTTGGTCTATATAAATATGGGATTCATGAGATACGAACGTTGTCCTCGGGTTTCCTGTGATCTTGTTTGGTTTCGCCAGCGTCTTTTGGTTTCTTCTCGCGGAAGCTCTGTATAAGATTTAGAGATTTTACTTGTCTCTCCATCAAAGTGGAGGTTGCTGTGACGACTCTGGAAAATTCAAGCTCAACAGACCGGATCGCAGGTCTCGCTTTCTGGAGGGATTTGTATGTCGACTGCCCCGCTGAACTGAACAAGCTCCCACATTCCTTTTTGTTTTCATTCGTGATTTCTCAAAAATCTATATTTTCATCTATTTGATGCGGCTTTTTGTGTTCTTACGTCTATGTAATTATCCCTCTTTGGTGCCCGAGGCAGAGGGTGTCTGATTTCTTGTGAGTTGTTTCCTTTTTCGTCAAaaaaagatttttcaaaatcTATATTTTAGCCGATTTTGTGTTATACATCACTATTTCTCGGAGATTTGTGCGTCGAATAAAAGAAGATCAAACCTTCCTTTATTGAGTTTTGATACGGCGGTAAAACTCGCAGCTCTTTACGGtttcatgttgttgttgttgtttgataAATCGGATTGTAGATCTCCCTCTCATTGATTGAGGGATTTTGGTCGGCTTTGACGCGTTTTGTTACTTAGCTTTCTCTCATGAAGATAACAGAGCTCCCTCTTCTGAAATGCGACTTTGAGGACGCTCGCTGGCAGAGTCGAACCATTATTTAAAATCGCCATCACTGAGACTTtcatgttttatttattttttaagatcTATTTAATCTGTTtgataaattataattattttgatgGAAAAATGGTACGTCTTTTTACACTTTTTTTCTTTCAGCTAAATGTTCGAATCATTTGCAACCTAAAAGATAGTGATGAAGTAAAAAGATCTATATCCAACACTTGATCTGAGGATCAAAGATTCCACTGATGTAACATTTCTTTTGCTTCTGAATCTGAATCTACTTGCTTATGTCACTTTGATTCACTTTGATTTCAATGGAGAAGTTTGTTTTTTTATCACAATTTTGATCTGTGGAAGTATTTGTGCAATGCGTCAGATGATGAAAGTTTGAAGTGTAATCTTAGGACACCTTCCTACACTGCCCAAGATTTCCTTGGGTTGTGGATGAGAAAAACATGTTCAATCTGATGATGGTCATGGCCTTCCGAAACACTTTTAATTGATTATATATCTACGTTTTGCACTATACGCTTCTTGAATCAATATTGTTAATAATATATTCGGAAATGAGGCTGTTTGTATTCACGTGCATAAAGCAGATATTTATTCAGCATCTGTTTGATGTCCACATTTTTGTAGAGATATTATGATCCTTTGCAATTgtcattttttaatcaaaaacctCGTATAACAATTTCTGATGTGCCTTAGTCTAAAAATTTGCATGGTGGTCTTCTTTAGTCGTCTGAAGTAGGATGTTTAGAAAAGTTGTATGTGTCGGCTTATGATGATATGCTTATAAAAGTTGGAATTACCGACTGATAATCCTATTGTATGATGTCAATTGATCTGGCTGTCTGAGGCTGATACTATTATCCAGCATTGTATTATGAAGTCTTTATTCTTCTTTGTACATGgagtattattttttcttttggttttctCACAAAGGATAAAGAATTGCATACACAAAGCAATGTTTATGTTTTTGGTGGTTGTAGCTTGTCGCTGTGAAATATTTTGGCAGTCTAATATGTAGAAATTTTATTCATGTTATTTTAATTGAGGTTTTATTTGTCATGCTTTAAATTGTGAATTGGAGAAAGTTTTTAATTATTTAGTAGGTATCAATTCTGAAGAGTTTATGGATCCCAATGAAGATGAAATGGCCTCTTGATAGGAAGTGCCGTATGACACTTGTAATGCAGTTGCCCTGTCCAGTCCTTGGCCTTTTCTCCTCTTGACCATGCCTCCCTCAAATCCTACCATAGGTTTGAGTTTCTGGGGTGTTGTTCAAAGGGGAATTTGAAGTTCAATGGACTTGGAGTTCAGCTGTGTGTGTGATTTTAAATCGGTCACTGAGGGCTCTTTTAACCTGTTGAAAGTTACTCCACTTTCATTGGTTTTGTATAACCTTTCTTTGGCATTTTGCATGTTGATAGGAATCTGTGGACAAGATCACTGTCCATCCATGGAGTTGATTTCTGTGATCACAGATAGTGAATGTTTTCTGTCATTTGTTATTTTAGAATGCTGTTTTCTATATGGTCTAGGCAATGCCATTTGTTTTATCTGTTATGCAACTCGTTATTGTTGTTATATTTGATAGTCTGCTATGCCATGCAACTCTTATTGTTCATGTTTTTGTCATATCCCATTATCTTATAAGCTACTGGTCTTGTAGCAAACCTAAAGCTTTACAGAGATAAAAGTAATTAGGAATTAGTGGATTACCATTTGCATGACGATGGCTTACCTGGTCATTGTTAGTTCAGAGATAAAAAAACAGTAAAGGTTTTTTATGAAGGCTTTACAGAGATAAACCTAAAGCTTTACAGAGATAAAACCTAAAGGTTTTTTAAGGTTCAGAGATAAACCTAAAGCTTTACATTGGTAAAAGCTTTACAGAGATAAAAAAACAGTATTATGAAGGCTTACCTGGTCATTGTTAGTTCTATCAAATGTTGGTTCAACTCTTATTGCATGTCTCTGTAACTGATATTTTAGTTTACTGTCATTTGACTATAAGGGTTGAAATGTTCAAttttaattgacattaataccCTTTGGAACTTTGTCAAATGATCACTCTGTTCAAACTCCAATAATTTCTTATCAGACCATAAGAACTCTTAATTCTTTCTATTATTGGTTTGAGTTCATTGATACTTCTGGGATGAAGAAACTGTATCCTGCAAGTGACGACAAGATAGACAGGGACATCTAACTCTTTACAGAGAATGATGACTTGGTCTATGGGAATCTCTCTGATGCATGAGACTGTTTTCTCCCCTGTCTATTCTGTATTTTGTGACTGTTTTTCTTCTACGGCATGATGCTTTTTTGGTGCATCTATTCGATAGGCAATTGTAATTGTATCATATAAGTTCTGCCTGTGATGCACAAAAAGTGCATGTATTATCAGAGCTGATTTTGaccttttttctccttttgaccaTGCCTCCCTTAAATCCTACCATAGGTTTGAGTTTCCGTGGGCGTGTTCAAAGGTGAATTTGAAGTTCAATGGACTTGTGAGTTTGGCTGTGTGTGTGATTTTAAATGGGTCACTGAGGGCTCTTTTAACCTGTCGAAACGGAATCTGCTTTCGTTGGTTTTGAATATCCTTTCTTTTCTAAGGTGTTTTTGTTTAACTTTGTGGTCTGAAGCCGTGTCAACAGTAGCATATGCATTGACTGGTGGTGCTATGATCGGGCCCAAATATCACTGTCCACCCATGGAGCTGATTTTTGTGGTCACAGATAGTGAAAGTTTTCCGTCATTTGTTATTTTAGAATGCTGTTTTTTTATAGTCAGGCAATGCCATTTGTTTTATCTGTTATGCAACTTGTTATTGTTGTTATATTTGATAGCCCGCTATGCCATGCAACTCTTATTGTTCATGTTTTTGTCATATCCCATTGTCTTATAAGCTACTGGTCTTGTAGCAAACCTAAAGCTTTAAAGAGCTAAAAGTAATTAGGAATTAGTGGATCACCATTTGTAGAAATTATCCTGCatgtttgcattttatttgctGATATTCAGGAATTGGGCGTACCAGGTCATTGTTAGTTCTATCAAATGTTGGTTCAACTCTTATCGTGTGTAAACACTTTAGAACTTTGTCATTATGAACACTCTGTGTAATGTTCAATTTTTATTGACATTAAAAACCCTTTAGAACTTTGCCCAATAATTTCTTATCAGATCATAAGAACTCTTAATTCTTTCTATTATTGGTTTTTGAGTTCATTGATACGTCTGGGATGAAGAAACTGTATCCTGCAAGTGATGACAAGATAGACAGGGACTCGGCACTCTTTACAGAGGATGATGACTTGGTCTATGGGAATCTATCTGATGCACAAGATTGTTTTCTCCCCTTAgtctattatatattttttgactCTTTTTCTTCTACAGCATGATGTTTTTTGGGTGCATCTATTCGATATGCAATTGTAATTGTATCATATAAGTTCTGCCCGTGATGCACAAAAAATGCACGTATTATCAGAGATGTTGTGATGATATACTAGTTGTCACTACCGCTGAGGCAGTCAATTTGACCAAAGCTTCGCTTTGGTCATATTGCATCTCTAGTTCATTACTTCCTTTTTTGTtggtttgtttgtttgttgatcTGAGCTAGTATGCATTGATCATTTGAATGATAACTTGGTTCATGCATTGTCTTAACTATGCAAAAATTGTTTTTGTAAAACACTGTGACAATGAAGTGTTATTTTTTAAAACACCCTGTCATCTTTCAAGATTCCACTACCTTATATATGCGATGTTCATTTTAATGTTCTGAGAAACTTTTGATTTTAGGATCTAATAGGCTTTTTAAACCCTTATTTTTGTTATCTAATACAAGTACCTGATTGGTTCATGCAAGACTTGTATCTTGCATTTTCCTGTGAATGATTAGTGCCTATGATGGTTTTAAATATACTACGAGTGACTACAATGATAAGGACTATATCTGAGGCACAATCATCTGGTTTCACTTATTTTTATAGGTTATTTGAATTTTAAATGTTTGTCTTTGTAATATGAGTAAATTAGTTGGTGTTGTATCTGCAAACGAACTTTTGATGTTGGGTTTTTCGTTCGGGAACTTGTGGCAGGGTTACTCAAGTTTTTAGTTTCAATGCCTAATTCATCTGCCATTCTTCTAGACCAAATTTGTGTCTTACAGTCATGCAATAGATTTGCAATCCTTGTTTTAACATCTAaatgtattttattatttttccttttttatatttttcgtgGAAGGATTTCATAGGGCCGGTTAACTTTGTAGGATGGTTTCTTTGAATGT belongs to Musa acuminata AAA Group cultivar baxijiao chromosome BXJ3-5, Cavendish_Baxijiao_AAA, whole genome shotgun sequence and includes:
- the LOC103985589 gene encoding heavy metal-associated isoprenylated plant protein 35-like, whose translation is MATGEEPSESLTCKTWVLRVSIHCEGCKKKVYRILKSIRGVYDTDIDAGQHKVTVKTIVDAETLIRKLEKSGKHAELWPVKKPSNQKPSNVNTSNKESGESSKPEEPSRKSEKKPIPSKPNPAASSATDTTVTKLSDAEKTQVKTITTAEPSESATKEPQSSGTKKADASTQQPKKPAATAGGEANGDNVCAKKKGKKAQKEISEEAGKNPTAGSISSLPPQHMYSYPTHPPPPPPPYVMSYNMAEPSVTQAYYASPKPPASDGFVYMPYPPPPEFYHGPSDPSSPVLMQPNMFSDENSNSCNLM